GATCATGTTaagttgagttttgtttttttctttaatcggtattctttttagttttattatcaaACATTTAATTGACTGAGaattatactttataatttattttagtttgctttttataaagttatcttagTCTTATAATCCGAATCATgagtttttcaaattaatctgggtagactcaagttgttttagtgtcttatttttagattgattttttttttcaattttatttttcaacaatgggttgattgagaattaaactttataatttgttttgattttttttatacgaGGCTATCACAATCTTATGACCTGAATCGTGAGTTTGACATattaacccaattttttttatttactttctatgaaattatcttGGTCACATGATTAAGGTCATGAGCTTAAAGAGTCAACCGGATTTGACTTGGGTTGTTTTATTTGTGTCAGTTTTTTAATCgagtttttcttaatttcaacattcaattttggattgattgaaaattaagttttataatttatttttatttattttatattaggttaTCATAGTTTCATAATCTGAATCgtggattgattgaaaattaaacttcaagttgtttttataaatacacaTTAGCATAATTGTCGACACATTTACATCCTAATTACTTGTCGGTAAAATACTTTACATTGCAATCAACATCTTAATTATTATACATGATAAATGCTATATCAATAAATATCCTAACGTTAGTATAGTATAGAGGGATTGGGAGCTTTCAAGTATCATTTTAGTATCTGTGTATGATAGCATGGTGGCtgttaaggtattttttttattttattttttggaaattacatcacattaaaatcaataattaatagatcttgtttgtttttatattttaaaaatattttatagaaaaattgaattttttaatttactttaaattaatatttttttagtgtttttagattattttgatacggtgatattaaaaatattgtttaaaaattaaaaaaatattattttaatacatttctaaataaaaaaactttaaaacataACCGCAAGAATATTTTCAAAAAGACTCAACATATGAGGGTATTGTAATTCTACTGGCTTAAGTTGCaaactattaaatatttttatttattatatcataataatttatCCTATTTCTTTGTAACTTAAGTAAtatcttataattatattagCTGTTGATACTACTTTTCCATCACGACTCAAAAGATGTAATGTCGtctgaaaaatacaaatattattcactacataatataaatattactatcATGAATTGTTAAATAGATTCTTTGagagtatgtttgttttttaatttcaattattttttaaaagtgttttaaaattattttttatttgaaaaaatatgaaattaatattttcttttaatttttatatatagatataaaaatattattttaatatatttttattaaaaataatttttaaaaaacatgcataGTTGGTGGTGTGATagttcttaaatatttattttatttttttacaaatatcgAAGTATCATTCCAGTAGGCGATTGGTAGTATATGGCTCACAAGTTTTCATGATGTTCGTTCTTTTTTGCAATCATTGGAgaaaatttttagatatttatatgtgtgtataaaaaaaattcggacatttaaaatatgtttaccaaataaaactattttttttttatttttttcaataaaaaattaaaagaaatatgttAATTTGTTGGGAatgaagaataattttttatttattgaaaatactAGAAATAAATCAAGaccataaatatatattttttaaattatcaaaaatcataatttaaaatagtatCTTATatccatgaattttattttactctattaaatattataataaaaaatacatcattaaataaaaatatttacattagatttataataaaagttaaattcagtatactaaataaataaaaaaataatttcactaaaaaaatttatattcaaaataaaaattgtattgttcatgcttttatttatttctttatttaaaaaatattggaataattataaataaaaaaatataaaatacatccaaattaaaattttaagatagagaaatattttttttcttacttaattttttataaaatattactgTTTTTAACCTTTAAGCTTTGAAATTCCTGCGTAGGCAGTGGTTGCCACGTGTAAGTCAGTACAAGAAACGATCCCTCTAATCTACCGTCAACTGTACCAAATCACAACTTCTCACTGTCTCCCTCTCCCTTCTGTTTGGAGAGAATGAAATCTCTTCAATCTCCTTCAACTTTGAAGGcctaaagaaaattaaaattaaaggaaaaaaaaaaatcataaaaagaaaaacgttAACAAAATGGCACCCACACGGCGCACGTTAGCACTTAGCGATGCTTCCTACACCGTCTGTGTCACCTACGGTCCTTCTCGTTCTCTCACTATCCTCCGCACCCCCTTAACCTTTCTTCTCTCctcgcttcttcttcttctctctcataATAACACAATTCCTATTAgggtttcatattttattttttctctctctctacaaaagaaaaggagagaacaaAAGTCTGTCTTATGTTCTTCAAAAGCCTAAGCTTTCATGGAAAACAGGAGACAAGCCAAGGACTCGCTTTCTTACTCCAATTTATTCAATCTTGAGGTTTGTTCACATGGGATTTTGGTTTTCTCAATCGggttctttttagttttttgaattaCCCaccctttttggttttttcagattggattaatttgttaattttgggATTCGGTGAGATGGGTTTATTGAATTTGCTGAATTTgtgtgttttgatttgtttttgcttaatgggtttatgattttttgggttttctttttcttttttccttttgtttttagtcTTTGGTGAACTTCAGAGTTCCACAACCTGATGATGAATTTGATTATTATGGGAGTAGTAGTCAGGATGAGAGCAGAGGTAGCCAAGGTaacttaattttgttgttttgaatgatttattttctatttcgaTTGGAATTACAAGGACCCAGTTGGATTTTATGCTTTTTTGTATGCTCTATAACTGTTGATTTTTATACTCTCTTTGTCTGTATGAGTCTATTGTTCGTGAAAACTTGATTGTCGGAGGTGAATTGAGCTGGAGAGAAGTGTATTTATGTGTTTGTGCAATGTGGTTGGCTACGTATAGGTGGAGCAATGGCGAATAGGAATCTATCAGAGAGGGAATTGAATTCGGTGAAGAGAAAGAGGCGGTATAACAACAGCGAGGGAGAGGAGGAAGATAGACATTTCAGGGCACGCATTACAGAGGATAAGTATCGCTCAATGCTGGGAGAACATATTCAGAAGTACAAAAGGAGGTATAAGGATCCCTTGCCAAGTcctgctcctcctcctccccgtATGGGGATTCCCATTCCAAAGAGTAGTTTGGGTGGTTCAAAAACTAGGAAGCTCGGGAGTGAGCAGCGAGGAGGGTTACATGACATGGAAACCACGTCTGAATGGGCCAATGACATTACTCCATCAAAACGCAGAGACTACCATGAACCGGAGTTTACACCCAAGTATGTTCTAGCATTATGAGCATTGGAATggatgaatttttgaatttttgcatgattattgttttcattttttgattGCTCTgaaggtcatttttttttccaaatgttTTGCAGAATATACTATGAACCTCCTTATTTGGATATTGGGGATGGTGTCACTTATAGGATACCCCCCTCTTATGATAAGCTTGCAGCATCATTAAACTTGCCAAGCTTCTCAGATATGCGGGTGGAGGAATTTTACTTGAAGGGCACCTTAGATTTGGGTTCCTTGGCAGCAATGATAGCCAATGATAAAAGGTTTGGGCCTAGAAGCCAAGCAGGGATGGGAGAGCCCCAATCACAATACGAATCACTTCAGGCAAGATTGAAGGCATTGACAGCTTCTAGCTCAGCTGAGAAATTCAGTCTCAAGATATCTGAAGAGGCATTGAATTCCACAATCCCAGAAGGAGCAGCTGGAAATATAAGACGCTCTATTTTGTCAGAGGGTGGTGTAATGCAGGTTTACTATGTTAAGGTTTTGGAGAAAGGAGACACATATGAGGTTTGTCCTTCCTTTGAACTATGATTAGGCTATgggaaggatttttttttttgttacaattcAGAGTTATtgatgaaccttttttttttattattattatcttctaTTTTCCTGAGATGCAGATCATTGAGCGGGGTCTACCTAAGAAGCCAAAGATAATTAAAGACCCTTCCATCATTGAGAGGGAGGAAATGGAGAAGATTGGCAAGGTTTGGGTAAACATTGTCAGAAGAGACATACCTAAGCACCATAGGATTTTCACTACGTTGCATCGAAAGCAACTAATTGATGCCAAGAGGTTCTCAGAAAATTGTCAAAGAGAGGCACGTACATGTCATATGGCTTATGCAGTTTTTCCTTGCATTTTTTTGTATCTATGGATGATCTCTTTATTTCAGCTTTGTAGTACTAGGCTTGTATGTTTTAGTAACAATTCCTTTTATGTTTCAGGTCAAAATGAAGGTCAGTAGATCACTCAAAATAATGAAGGGTGCTGCGATTCGCACTAGGAAGTTAGCTAGAGATATGCTGCTGTTTTGGAAGCGAGTGGATAAGGAGATGGTACTTTCTGTTTCCTTGCTGAACTTTTGCTCTGTTTTCATTTCAATATAATGGACACTGTCATCTTCTAGGTAAGTGCTGTGTTGCAATTAAGAGTTCTGAATAGGACACAGTATAGGAGTACATTCGCATGTGGAAACTCTTTTATCTCTTCCCCGTGGCTTCTGTTACTCTGTTTGTGGAGTGTTTAAATGTGTGCTGAAACACACTCTTGTTATCTAGGGATCATTGATTGGTATAATAGTAAATGTCTCAACCTTGCCAGTACGGCTGTAGATTCTGATCTTGTAAGCGGTTGCATCATGTGACATTGTTTAACAGCAAGACTGTTCCAAATTTAACCTGCTAGGAGTCCATTTTACTTATCTGCATGATGGACTTTTTTAGCTTAAATCCTCTTATCATTAGAGATGTGGTCCTATGGAAAGTGAATAAACAACCTGGTTACTAATCTGGTGGATATTTTTTCATCTATTGGGAGCCCTAGTGGGATGCAGTTTACTGACATCTGTTTCTAATCCAAGTGATTAATATTTGTCTGCGATGTAAACTTCTAAGTTAACAACTGAAAaactgttttataaaaagtcatCCTTGCCTTTTTCTTTGGTTATTTACTAAATCCTTCTCTAATTGTTTGCAACGTTCAAATGCCTTCCCTTGTAGGCAGAGGTGAGGAAAAAGGAGGAAAGAGAAGCAGCAGAAGCTTTGAAGCGTGAACAAGAGCTCCGGGAAGCAAAAAGACAGCAGCAAAGGCTCAATTTTCTCATACAACAAACAGAACTCTACAGTCATTTCATGTCAAACAAACCAAGTTCACAGCCCTCAGAAGCTTTGCCAATTGGAGATGAAATGACAGATGATCAAGGAATGGATTTGAGCACTGCTGAAGCAGGGCCTGATGATCAGGAAGAAGATCCCGAGGACGCTGAATTGAGAAAAGAGGCTCTCAAAGCTGCTCAAGATGCAGTCTCGAAGCAGAAATTGTTAACAAGTGCTTTTGATATTGAGTGTTCAAAGCTGCGTGAAGCTGCTGATATTGAGGGACCTATAAATGATGCCTCAGTTGCAGGATCTAGCAACATTGATTTGCAGACAccgtaaatgttttttaaatgtgcCCCCTTTCTTAATAGTATtagttgtgaatttttttttggtttatcatgttttccttttgaatttCTGCATCACTTTAATGAGCTTATTATTACCAATACTTGCAGCTCCACCATGCCTGTTACATCAACAGTTCAGGCACCGGAGTTGTTTAGAGGTAGCCTCAAAGAATATCAGTTGAAGGGTCTTCAGTGGCTGGTTAATTGTTATGAGCAGGTAAGGTAAACTCAACATCGGTACTAGATAAAATTTTCCATTGAAATCATCTCATAGTAATTCATGTTGTCTCAGGGTTTAAATGGTATACTTGCTGATGAGATGGGCCTTGGAAAGACTATTCAAGCCATGGCATTCTTGGCTCATTTAGCTGAGGTGATTATTCTAGTTGTGGTACATTAAAACATTtcagtatgttttttttaatagcctTACACTAACTTAATTGCTGCAcccaggaaaaaaatatttggggtCCTTTTCTGATTGTTGCTCCAGCTTCTGTCTTGAATAACTGGGCTGATGAAATCAGTCGCTTCTGCCCTGACTTGAAAACCCTTCCATATTGGGGTGGGCTTCAAGAGCGGATGGTACTTAGGAAAAACATTAATCCAAAGCGCCTTTACCGAAGGTAATTTTCTTGTAATGGCCATCCATTGATTTCTTGAAGACAAAATAATGGGTAGTTCAATGGAGAGGATTTGACACTCACTGGGCTGATCACATAATTAGATATGGTCAGCGTGTATCAAGATAAAACAGGTGCTAGTGAGGACCACATCATAATTTTcctctttggattttttttcatttgatttttaggaACTCTTAGGGTTTTGTTTGTTCAGACATGACTAGGAGTTTTATGAGGTTACAGGCTCTGATTTCTGAAATCAAACTAACATTCTACTCTCTGCATTATTTTTGATAGGTTAAAGCCATTGGAAATTCAACTTCACTTTAGATATATGATGCCATAAGcaaatgaaagagaaaatcaaTATGCGTATTATAATTGCCTCTGCAAGCACCTTGGATGCTTTAGAGTTTTGGGTTATAAACTTGTTTCCTACAAACTAAGCCTTTGGTGGTTTTTGTAGTTTACTCTCATTTTGTGTCTTAAGCCAGCTCTTAAGATGCTTTCATTCAAAGAATTTTTGCTTCTATTTCTCATGTCACTAAATTAAGCATTTGCCATGCTTTATTCTGATGTTAATAAtcaatcattttctttcttgccAGGGATGCTGGTTTTCACATTCTCATTACCAGCTATCAATTGCTAGTGTCTGATGAGAAGTATTTTCGGCGTGTGAAATGGCAATACATGGTATTAGATGAAGCCCAGGCTATTAAAAGTGCTAACAGGTTCTTAACTCTATAACCAGATTTTGCTTACTAGATTTTCCTCATTAATCATCGTTTCAAGAGCAGCGCCATGTTTAAATGAGTTTAACTTTTGCTCTCATTTGAACTGTTCTTAATGTCATTTGTTCTTCCCTGTCTTTCCAAAGCatacaaaaaagagagaagaaatcaTACTATGCTTTTACTCTCATCTGATGACTGGATACTTTTGACAGCATAAGATGGAAGACATTGCTCAGTTTTAATTGTCGTAATCGCTTGCTGCTGACTGGTACACCGATTCAGAATAACATGGCAGAATTGTGGGCCCTTCTGCATTTCATCATGCCGACATTGTTTGACAGCCATGAACAGTTCAATGAGTGGTTTTCTAAAGGGTACGTTTCTTTTGCTAAAGTGCATGCTTGCTTTTGGAGCATACTAGAcctaaaatttaacttttattttgttttcagaaTTGAGAACCATGCAGAACATGGGGGTACATTAAATGAACACCAGCTAAACAGATTGGTGAGTATGCTTTATTGCTTTTCGTAGGTTTCCATTGCcagcatgaataataaattgtttgttAGATGTGCATCCTGCACAATTCTGTAGCATTAGAATCTGATGCAGAATACTAAGGGATCATGCAAAAAATGAAACCTAAACATCGAACTGTTCTAAAACAATGAATTGCCTCATGGATCCTTCAAATTTTTGTTAAGATAGTGCGGGGCTTATGCGAGGCTCTTGATGTTTTAGAGGCACAAGTAATTTCGATTCTCTGATGTTGCTTGGTTTTTATGTGTTCCCGTGTTTTCTTGGAATTCAGACAGTACCACATGTAACCTCGTAACTTTTTATGCGTGCTGGTTAGAGCAATTCTCTGTGTTAATTGAATGCAAGGTGGTGGactttttttagtcaaaaagaTTTTTCCTAATCAGTTTATGATATGTAGTTTCTCTTACCCTTTTCTAAACTC
The Populus nigra chromosome 3, ddPopNigr1.1, whole genome shotgun sequence genome window above contains:
- the LOC133689192 gene encoding chromatin-remodeling ATPase INO80-like isoform X1, with the translated sequence MENRRQAKDSLSYSNLFNLESLVNFRVPQPDDEFDYYGSSSQDESRGSQGGAMANRNLSERELNSVKRKRRYNNSEGEEEDRHFRARITEDKYRSMLGEHIQKYKRRYKDPLPSPAPPPPRMGIPIPKSSLGGSKTRKLGSEQRGGLHDMETTSEWANDITPSKRRDYHEPEFTPKIYYEPPYLDIGDGVTYRIPPSYDKLAASLNLPSFSDMRVEEFYLKGTLDLGSLAAMIANDKRFGPRSQAGMGEPQSQYESLQARLKALTASSSAEKFSLKISEEALNSTIPEGAAGNIRRSILSEGGVMQVYYVKVLEKGDTYEIIERGLPKKPKIIKDPSIIEREEMEKIGKVWVNIVRRDIPKHHRIFTTLHRKQLIDAKRFSENCQREVKMKVSRSLKIMKGAAIRTRKLARDMLLFWKRVDKEMAEVRKKEEREAAEALKREQELREAKRQQQRLNFLIQQTELYSHFMSNKPSSQPSEALPIGDEMTDDQGMDLSTAEAGPDDQEEDPEDAELRKEALKAAQDAVSKQKLLTSAFDIECSKLREAADIEGPINDASVAGSSNIDLQTPSTMPVTSTVQAPELFRGSLKEYQLKGLQWLVNCYEQGLNGILADEMGLGKTIQAMAFLAHLAEEKNIWGPFLIVAPASVLNNWADEISRFCPDLKTLPYWGGLQERMVLRKNINPKRLYRRDAGFHILITSYQLLVSDEKYFRRVKWQYMVLDEAQAIKSANSIRWKTLLSFNCRNRLLLTGTPIQNNMAELWALLHFIMPTLFDSHEQFNEWFSKGIENHAEHGGTLNEHQLNRLHAILKPFMLRRVKKDVISELTRKTEVMVHCKLSSRQQAFYQAIKNKISLAELFDGNRGHFNEKKIMNLMNIVIQLRKVCNHPELFERNEGSTYFYFGEIPNSFLPPPFGELEDIHYSGGRNPITYKVPKVVHNEIVQSSEVLCSAIGRGVGRESFQKHFNIFSPENVYRSVYAQDNISDRLLKSGTFGFTHLMDLSPAEVAFLATSSFMERLLFSIMRQGQQFLDGTIDLLMEDMEDDNGNHLEKCKVQAVTRMLLMPSRSETDILKRKIATGLADNPFKALVNSHQDRLLSSIKLLHSTYTSIPRTRAPPIDGQCSDRNFAYQMMEELHQPRVKRLLIGFARTSEFNGPRKPEGPHPLVQEIESELPVSQPALQLTYKIFGSCPPMQSFDPAKLLTDSGKLQTLDILLKRLRAENHRVLLFAQMTKMLNILEDYMNYRKYRYLRLDGSSTIMDRRDMVRDFQLRNDIFVFLLSTRAGGLGINLTAADTVIFYESDWNPTLDLQAMDRAHRLGQTKDVTVYRLICKETVEEKILQRASQKHTVQQLVMTGGHVQDDLLAPEDVVSLLLDDAQLEQKLREIPLQAKDRQKKKPTKAIRVDAEGDATFEDLTETVTQGTGNEPSEDTEKLKSNNKKRKAASDKQTTPKPRNSQKNELNSTSMDYELDDPFLNDEPQSQRPKRLKRPKKSVNEKLEPAFTATLQVDSSQMQYPHANNLPSTYSNP
- the LOC133689192 gene encoding chromatin-remodeling ATPase INO80-like isoform X2, which encodes MANRNLSERELNSVKRKRRYNNSEGEEEDRHFRARITEDKYRSMLGEHIQKYKRRYKDPLPSPAPPPPRMGIPIPKSSLGGSKTRKLGSEQRGGLHDMETTSEWANDITPSKRRDYHEPEFTPKIYYEPPYLDIGDGVTYRIPPSYDKLAASLNLPSFSDMRVEEFYLKGTLDLGSLAAMIANDKRFGPRSQAGMGEPQSQYESLQARLKALTASSSAEKFSLKISEEALNSTIPEGAAGNIRRSILSEGGVMQVYYVKVLEKGDTYEIIERGLPKKPKIIKDPSIIEREEMEKIGKVWVNIVRRDIPKHHRIFTTLHRKQLIDAKRFSENCQREVKMKVSRSLKIMKGAAIRTRKLARDMLLFWKRVDKEMAEVRKKEEREAAEALKREQELREAKRQQQRLNFLIQQTELYSHFMSNKPSSQPSEALPIGDEMTDDQGMDLSTAEAGPDDQEEDPEDAELRKEALKAAQDAVSKQKLLTSAFDIECSKLREAADIEGPINDASVAGSSNIDLQTPSTMPVTSTVQAPELFRGSLKEYQLKGLQWLVNCYEQGLNGILADEMGLGKTIQAMAFLAHLAEEKNIWGPFLIVAPASVLNNWADEISRFCPDLKTLPYWGGLQERMVLRKNINPKRLYRRDAGFHILITSYQLLVSDEKYFRRVKWQYMVLDEAQAIKSANSIRWKTLLSFNCRNRLLLTGTPIQNNMAELWALLHFIMPTLFDSHEQFNEWFSKGIENHAEHGGTLNEHQLNRLHAILKPFMLRRVKKDVISELTRKTEVMVHCKLSSRQQAFYQAIKNKISLAELFDGNRGHFNEKKIMNLMNIVIQLRKVCNHPELFERNEGSTYFYFGEIPNSFLPPPFGELEDIHYSGGRNPITYKVPKVVHNEIVQSSEVLCSAIGRGVGRESFQKHFNIFSPENVYRSVYAQDNISDRLLKSGTFGFTHLMDLSPAEVAFLATSSFMERLLFSIMRQGQQFLDGTIDLLMEDMEDDNGNHLEKCKVQAVTRMLLMPSRSETDILKRKIATGLADNPFKALVNSHQDRLLSSIKLLHSTYTSIPRTRAPPIDGQCSDRNFAYQMMEELHQPRVKRLLIGFARTSEFNGPRKPEGPHPLVQEIESELPVSQPALQLTYKIFGSCPPMQSFDPAKLLTDSGKLQTLDILLKRLRAENHRVLLFAQMTKMLNILEDYMNYRKYRYLRLDGSSTIMDRRDMVRDFQLRNDIFVFLLSTRAGGLGINLTAADTVIFYESDWNPTLDLQAMDRAHRLGQTKDVTVYRLICKETVEEKILQRASQKHTVQQLVMTGGHVQDDLLAPEDVVSLLLDDAQLEQKLREIPLQAKDRQKKKPTKAIRVDAEGDATFEDLTETVTQGTGNEPSEDTEKLKSNNKKRKAASDKQTTPKPRNSQKNELNSTSMDYELDDPFLNDEPQSQRPKRLKRPKKSVNEKLEPAFTATLQVDSSQMQYPHANNLPSTYSNP